A genomic segment from Brienomyrus brachyistius isolate T26 chromosome 9, BBRACH_0.4, whole genome shotgun sequence encodes:
- the nes gene encoding nestin isoform X10: MEVPSYMGTEKYQMLELNKRLETYLGRVKFLEEENKLLHGEVEALRQSKNQRVWKGQLEGELRKTREEVEAALREKDRVELEVSNLNEELQMLQLQRKKVAVARAETKKTVDESKKQLEEEHRGQIWLREKLAQLEKELQFHMEVHQEDVSLLQTQIIHTQYVPPHTYVQPQLLGLEDIKQEFSQRAARAWQEAAGSFQNQVQRLEDSLTQAKSRMAQVSQEKKESYLMAQCLAKELEAAQAKKELLEKNVSQQKDRQLKELQHLEVHLEALESEKAELSNQTAAILKDRHNLLQLKLSLGLEVATYRTLLDSESLRPRVSPKIYYQSASTSREVPKHQTIKQSLTPTISVKPGRRSEMTAPTMAPASLQAPKVNPNEKSIRSEMTNNEEDGWCAESPGSPGWSTHYSKADVIDSSLSGDVRAVEADEGEDHAYALSEQMAQELRATVISLDTSVTETSAIRETHIKEMEEECNLEIAGLEKNLTKQPSLAGEELDQDSKNTLKCLTVTPQFAVDIKGLLSSEQTLDVSEKENPDALKADQLEDNFSDRPVEEVSEMTEKYLPVEAVDESLLVWGEKQVGSEEVNGMESMTSGSKSEPESERELELETIPNETDSFGFEALVSNQSNSAELMLDEKTAEESQSSMTEVKGMQFSEEISLNHRQTTTSYEESKDNVGSMAHQQVDELTLEECRTCELKGCVRKLEEENAGDVAEQTCDNGERDEEKIDGVMEVGEENQSFHTSTLIFECPRVEKTNEQQVHLFTNAEQQEFSDNDDVSNATNSWRTGGDLDSTDSYALENTLADTRPLIRYRSDETDMNTQASHLGETDSSEDEEQESGAGIFEKEKRYSLGSRGDRMIEDLIEEPEWEEIQKSENAGCFNNRETDTSQIEEDDGHGIDKIEEKEIHFEGNVGCLESDGKSVLEIDRKAMLSEENIDLDQAEQDRALGNKAYDQTNLNKDMGDHVDGIVSTGSTDTKADLEKYCYDKATPLSSMEVDSNFLPQETDSTDIKADLEKDGEDDPTTQINWEVDSNFLPQATDSTDIKADLDKDSEDDPTTQINLEVDSNFLPQATDSTDIKADLEKDSEDDPTTQINLEMDSNFLPQATDSTDIKADLEKDSEDDPTTQINLEVDSNFLPQATDSTDIKADLEKDSEDDPTTQINWEMDSNFLPQATDSTDIKADLEKDSEDDPTTQINWEVDTNFLPQATDLTDIKADLEKDSEDDPTTQINWEVDTNFLPQATDSADIKEDLEKDSEDDPTTQINWEVDTNFLPQATDSTDIKADLEKDSEDDPTTQINLEVDTNFLPQATDSIDIKADLEKDSEDDPTTQINWEVDTNFLPQATDSIDIKADLEKDSEDDPTTQINLEVDTNFLPQATDSTDIKADLEKDSEDDPTTQINWEVDTNFLPQETDSTDIKADLEKDSEDDPTTQINWEVDSNFLPQPTDSTDIKADLEKDSEDDPTTQINWEMDSNFLPQATDSTDIKADLEKDSEDDPTTQINLEMDSNFLPQATDSTDIKADLEKDSEDDPTTQINLEAESKFLPQETDSTDIKADLEKDSEDDPTTQINLEADSNFLPQQGTIECEEFMEPKSHASCDSETNLVNPVNINSEESSGNLSDNEEGIRKESFVENFTISSYGQSPSTENDNTSEILHSQTVTSDEGSEKVLKSEVTEMRPEQKEEDGENSSMLTNVDFNDDLSLHSEITSIAEVLEHTAISDLEDSYSSEDDSPNASQSLKSINQEDISENHKEKETMTCSVNDSGLIGGTEKHFPKLSSTSIENAWGSSDHIQDDKRGILGTDLKASDQFIQSDENIKEYFSYTEQKYGESKASEQQNGNDHDSETKEDEIFTAEVEGLPRIHEKCTELFSATLNEEFWNSNGKMGAFFHPQECGNSECVHTHPNQNAENTENMLETKQCTELRLKEAQSHGLPVQEQIPAHIEQLLYENMERDKKHSEESLEEEDSWSGGED; encoded by the exons ATGGAGGTCCCCAGCTACATGGGAACTGAGAAGTACCAGATGCTGGAGCTCAACAAGCGTTTGGAGACATACCTGGGCAGGGTGAAGTTCCTTGAGGAGGAGAACAAGCTGCTACATGGGGAAGTTGAGGCTCTGAGGCAGAGTAAGAACCAGCGGGTCTGGAAAGGACAGCTGGAGGGTGAGCTGAGGAAGACCAGGGAGGAAGTGGAGGCAGCTTTGAGGGAGAAGGACAGGGTGGAGCTCGAAGTAAGCAATCTTAATGAGGAGCTGCAGATGCTTCAGCTACAGAGGAAGAAGGTGGCAGTTGCCCGGGCTGAGACCAAGAAGACAGTAGATGAAAGTAAGAAACAACTGGAGGAGGAACATAGAGGCCAGATCTGGCTACGAGAGAAGCTGGCTCAACTGGAGAAAGAGCTGCAGTTCCACATGGAGGTCCACCAAGAGGATGTCTCACTCCTGCAAACCCAGATAATCCACACCCAGTATGTCCCTCCTCATACTTATGTTCAACCACAGCTACTTGGCCTTGAGGACATAAAGCAAGAGTTCTCCCAGAGGGCTGCCCGGGCATGGCAGGAGGCAGCGGGATCATTTCAGAACCAGGTTCAGCGTCTGGAAGACTCTCTGACCCAGGCCAAGTCTCGTATGGCCCAGGTGAGCCAAGAGAAGAAGGAGAGCTACTTGATGGCCCAGTGCCTAGCCAAGGAGCTGGAAGCAGCCCAGGCCAAGAAGGAGCTCCTTGAGAAGAACGTTTCTCAACAGAAGGACAGGCAGCTGAAAGAGCTCCAGCACCTAGAG GTGCATCTGGAGGCCCTGGAAAGCGAGAAAGCAGAGCTTAGTAACCAGACTGCGGCTATTCTGAAGGACAGACACAACCTGCTGCAGCTGAAGCTGTCGCTGGGGCTGGAGGTGGCCACATACAG AACTCTACTAGACAGTGAGAGTCTGAGACCACGTGTGTCTCCCAAAATTTACTACCAGAGTGCCAGCACTTCCC GTGAAGTGCCAAAGCATCAGACTATTAAACAAAGCCTTACCCCCACCATTTCAGTAAAGCCTGGGAGGAGGTCTGAGATGACTGCACCAACAATGGCCCCAGCAAGCCTTCAGGCCCCAAAAGTCAACCCTAACGAAAAGTCCATCAGATCTGAAATGACAAATAATGAGGAAGATGGATGGTGTGCAGAGTCACCCGGTTCTCCAGGTTGGTCAACACATTACTCAAAAGCAGATGTGATTGACAGCAGTTTAAGTGGAGATGTAAGAGCCGTTGAGGCCGATGAGGGGGAGGACCATGCCTACGCTCTCTCTGAGCAAATGGCACAAGAATTAAGAGCCACTGTAATTAGTCTAGACACATCTGTCACCGAGACGTCTGCCATCAGGGAAACGCACATTAAAGAAATGGAGGAGGAATGTAATTTAGAGATCGCTGGGCTCGAAAAAAATCTGACAAAGCAGCCGTCCCTTGCAGGAGAAGAGTTAGACCAGGAttcaaaaaacacattaaaatgtttGACAGTGACACCCCAATTCGCTGTTGACATCAAAGGGCTCCTTAGCTCTGAACAAACACTTGatgtttctgaaaaagaaaatccAGATGCTTTGAAGGCCGATCAACTGGAAGACAACTTTAGTGACAGACCTGTAGAGGAGGTCTCTGAAATGACTGAAAAGTACCTTCCAGTTGAAGCTGTAGATGAATCATTGTTAGTATGGGGTGAAAAACAAGTAGGGTCAGAGGAGGTTAATGGAATGGAAAGCATGACATCGGGATCTAAGTCAGAACCAGAATCAGAAAGAGAATTAGAACTGGAAACCATCCCAAATGAGACAGATTCCTTTGGCTTTGAGGCTTTAGTTAGTAATCAGTCCAACTCTGCGGAGTTAATGCTGGATGAGAAAACTGCAGAAGAATCACAGTCATCTATGACAGAAGTAAAGGGTATGCAGTTTTCGGAAGAGATTTCTTTGAATCACAGGCAGACAACAACATCTTATGAAGAAAGTAAGGACAATGTGGGGAGCATGGCCCACCAGCAAGTGGACGAACTGACTCTGGAAGAATGTAGAACTTGTGAACTGAAGGGATGCGTACGTAAATTAGAGGAAGAGAATGCAGGAGATGTAGCAGAACAGACGTGTGATAATGGGGAGAGAGATGAGGAAAAAATAGATGGAGTGATGGAGGTAGGAGAAGAAAATCAGAGTTTCCACACCAGCACTTTGATTTTCGAGTGCCCAAGAGTAGAGAAAACTAATGAACAGCAAGTGCATTTATTCACCAATGCGGAGCAACAAGAATTCTCTGACAATGACGACGTTTCGAATGCCACCAATTCATGGAGAACAGGGGGAGATCTTGACAGCACTGATAGCTATGCTTTGGAGAACACGCTTGCCGACACCCGTCCCTTGATCCGATACAGGAGTGATGAGACAGACATGAACACTCAAGCATCACACTTAGGCGAGACCGActccagtgaggatgaagaACAAGAGTCAGGAGCGGGAATttttgaaaaggaaaaaaggtACAGCCTCGGTTCTAGAGGCGACCGGATGATAGAGGATCTCATTGAAGAGCCAGAATGGGAGGAGATACAAAAGAGCGAGAATGCAGGCTGCTTTAATAATAGAGAGACTGATACAAGTCAAATAGAGGAGGATGATGGTCACGGAATTGATAAAATTGAAGAGAAAGAGATACATTTTGAAGGCAATGTTGGATGTTTGGAATCTGATGGAAAATCTGTACTGGAGATAGACAGGAAAGCAATGTTAAGTGAAGAGAATATAGACCTAGATCAAGCAGAACAGGACAGGGCTCTTGGAAATAAGGCATATGACCAGACAAACCTGAATAAGGACATGGGTGATCATGTTGATGGAATCGTAAGTACAGGTTCAACTGACACCAAAGCAGATTTAGAAAAATATTGTTATGATAAAGCCACACCCCTAAGTAGTATGGAGGTGGACAGCAATTTTCTACCACAAGAAACAGACTCAACTGATATCAAAGCAGATTTAGAGAAAGACGGTGAAGATGACCCCACAACCCAAATTAATTGGGAGGTGGACAGCAATTTTCTACCACAAGCAACAGATTCAACTGATATCAAAGCAGACTTAGACAAAGACAGTGAAGATGACCCCACaacccaaattaatttggaggtGGACAGCAATTTTCTACCACAAGCAACAGATTCAACTGATATCAAAGCAGATTTAGAGAAAGACAGTGAAGATGACCCCACaacccaaattaatttggagatGGACAGCAATTTTCTACCACAAGCAACAGATTCAACTGATATCAAAGCAGATTTAGAGAAAGACAGTGAAGATGACCCCACaacccaaattaatttggaggtGGACAGCAATTTTCTACCACAAGCAACAGATTCAACTGATATCAAAGCAGATTTAGAGAAAGACAGTGAAGATGACCCCACAACCCAAATTAATTGGGAG ATGGACAGCAATTTTCTACCACAAGCAACAGATTCAACTGATATCAAAGCAGATTTAGAGAAAGACAGTGAAGATGACCCCACAACCCAAATTAATTGGGAGGTGGACACCAATTTTCTACCACAAGCAACAGATTTAACTGATATCAAAGCAGATTTAGAGAAAGACAGTGAAGATGACCCCACAACCCAAATTAATTGGGAGGTGGACACCAATTTTCTACCACAAGCAACAGATTCAGCTGATATCAAAGAAGATTTAGAGAAAGACAGTGAAGATGACCCCACAACCCAAATTAATTGGGAGGTGGACACCAATTTTCTACCACAAGCAACAGATTCAACTGATATCAAAGCAGATTTAGAGAAAGACAGTGAAGATGACCCCACaacccaaattaatttggaggtGGACACCAATTTTCTACCACAAGCAACAGATTCAATTGATATCAAAGCAGATTTAGAGAAAGACAGTGAAGATGACCCCACAACCCAAATTAATTGGGAGGTGGACACCAATTTTCTACCACAAGCAACAGATTCAATTGATATCAAAGCAGATTTAGAGAAAGACAGTGAAGATGACCCCACaacccaaattaatttggaggtGGACACCAATTTTCTACCACAAGCAACAGATTCAACTGATATCAAAGCAGATTTAGAGAAAGACAGTGAAGATGACCCCACAACCCAAATTAATTGGGAGGTGGACACCAATTTTCTACCACAAGAAACAGATTCAACTGATATCAAAGCAGATTTAGAGAAAGACAGTGAAGATGACCCCACAACCCAAATTAATTGGGAGGTGGACAGCAATTTTCTACCACAACCAACAGATTCAACTGATATCAAAGCAGATTTAGAGAAAGACAGTGAAGATGACCCCACAACCCAAATTAATTGGGAG atGGACAGCAATTTTCTACCACAAGCAACAGATTCAACTGATATCAAAGCAGATTTAGAGAAAGACAGTGAAGATGACCCCACaacccaaattaatttggagatGGACAGCAATTTTCTACCACAAGCAACAGATTCAACTGATATCAAAGCAGATTTAGAGAAAGACAGTGAAGATGACCCCACaacccaaattaatttggaggcGGAGAGCAAGTTTCTACCACAAGAAACAGATTCAACTGATATCAAAGCAGATTTAGAGAAAGACAGTGAAGATGACCCCACaacccaaattaatttggaggcGGACAGCAATTTTCTGCCACAGCAAGGAACTATAGAATGTGAGGAATTCATGGAGCCAAAGAGTCATGCCAGCTGTGACAGTGAAACAAACCTtgtcaatcctgttaatatcaACAGTGAAGAAAGCTCAGGGAATTTGTCAGACAATGAGGAAGGTATCAGAAAAGAATCATTTGTTGAGAACTTCACGATATCATCATATGGGCAGTCACCATCCACTGAAAATGACAACACCAGTGAGATATTACATTCACAAACTGTGACTTCAGACGAAGGGTCAGAAAAAGTGCTGAAAAGTGAGGTAACGGAAATGCGTCCTGAGCAGAAAGAGGAGGATGGCGAGAACTCATCCATGCTAACAAATGTGGATTTCAACGATGATCTCTCATTGCACAGTGAGATCACAAGCATCGCAGAAGTTCTAGAACATACTGCCATATCAGACTTAGAGGATTCGTACAGTTCTGAAGATGACTCACCCAATGCCAGTCAGTCATTAAAATCTATCAATCAGGAGGACATCTCTGAAAATCACAAAGAGAAGGAAACAATGACATGTTCTGTGAATGATTCTGGATTAATAGGAGGGACAGAGAAGCATTTTCCAAAATTATCCAGCACCTCTATAGAAAATGCCTGGGGCAGCAGTGATCACATCCAAGATGATAAGAGGGGGATTCTAGGCACAGATTTAAAGGCATCTGaccagtttatccaaagtgacgaaaacataaaagaatacttttcatACAccgagcaaaaatatggagagTCAAAAGCTTCGGAACAGCAAAATGGAAACGATCATGATAGTGAAACAAAGGAAGATGAGATCTTCACAGCAGAAGTTGAGGGACTTCCCCGAATACATGAAAAATGCACAGAGTTGTTCAGCGCCACTCTTAATGAAGAGTTCTGGAATTCTAATGGAAAGATGGGAGCCTTCTTTCATCCACAGGAGTGTGGGAATTCGGAATGCGTTCACACGCACCCTAATCAGAACGCGGAAAATACAGAGAACATGCTAGAAACAAAACAATGCACAGAATTAAGACTAAAGGAGGCTCAATCACACGGTCTACCAGTGCAAGAGCAGATCCCGGCTCACATCGAGCAGCTATTGTACGAAAACATGGAAAGAGACAAGAAACATTCTGAAGAATCTCTGGAAGAGGAAgactcctggtctggtggagaAGATTAG